One Sodalis praecaptivus DNA segment encodes these proteins:
- a CDS encoding dihydrodipicolinate synthase family protein, translating into MLTGNVPILATAFDAQGQVDLASIERLVKFLLRQGIDGLALFGNASEGYALTEAEKKAIFDRVKALTGDLPLVAAAGGASSQVAIESINRVAAWGAQVAMVNPPAVVKPGPEEAYRFFGDLNAACDIDIMVQDAPLMTGVSLPVATLARLCRDFPAVKYIKVEQPPTTLKITELKDQLPERIGLFGGLNAGFLYEELARGIVGTMPACEFPEVINGILQAWGRDRQRAQTLFYRYLPFLRYGVQPGIGVAVHKEILYRAGLFSTNVVRDPAKTLDAVTRRELRDLTDALPLAVLQEAQGAA; encoded by the coding sequence ATGCTAACAGGAAATGTACCTATTCTCGCGACGGCGTTCGATGCGCAGGGCCAGGTGGATCTGGCCTCCATTGAACGCCTCGTCAAATTTTTGCTGCGCCAGGGCATTGATGGGCTGGCGCTGTTTGGCAATGCCTCTGAAGGCTACGCCCTGACGGAGGCGGAAAAGAAGGCCATTTTTGACCGGGTGAAGGCGCTGACCGGCGATCTGCCGCTGGTGGCGGCGGCGGGCGGCGCCTCGAGTCAGGTGGCGATCGAATCCATTAATCGTGTCGCCGCCTGGGGAGCCCAGGTGGCCATGGTGAATCCGCCCGCCGTCGTCAAACCCGGTCCAGAGGAGGCGTATCGCTTTTTCGGCGATCTTAACGCCGCGTGCGATATCGACATCATGGTGCAGGACGCGCCGCTGATGACCGGCGTATCGCTGCCGGTCGCCACCCTGGCGCGGTTATGTCGGGATTTCCCCGCGGTGAAATACATTAAGGTCGAGCAACCGCCCACGACCCTAAAAATTACCGAATTAAAAGACCAGCTACCGGAACGTATCGGACTGTTCGGCGGGTTAAATGCGGGGTTTTTGTATGAAGAGTTAGCGCGCGGAATTGTCGGCACCATGCCCGCCTGCGAATTCCCGGAGGTGATCAACGGCATCTTACAGGCCTGGGGCCGCGACAGGCAACGAGCACAGACGCTGTTTTATCGCTATTTGCCCTTTTTGCGTTATGGCGTACAGCCCGGCATTGGCGTGGCGGTGCATAAGGAAATCCTGTATCGCGCCGGCCTGTTCTCCACCAACGTGGTACGCGATCCCGCGAAGACCCTTGATGCCGTCACTCGCCGGGAGTTGCGTGATTTGACGGACGCGCTGCCGCTGGCGGTGCTGCAGGAGGCACAGGGCGCGGCATAG
- a CDS encoding MFS transporter: MNNSSPHYAATYPGANPAMSSRRTFKIMMSAGIGHFIEWFDFGLYGTLAVIIGANFFAGGDPAVALLKSFAVFGSGFLMRPLGGLFFGSMGDRLGRRKVLVTVIMITSISTFIMGLLPTYHQVGILAPVLLVLTRLLQGFAAGGESSGVITYLAESAAPHRRATLTCWSENFSFMAFVVGTGLVLLLTHLLGETAMNDWGWRLPFLLAAPLGLGGLYMRRNMEDSAAFHALQQSGHIETAPLRKTLTSSSKALLFCVGFVVVKAVSSWVLQSFMPGYLSTHLHYSRTDAYLITTLGLLSVAVCMPLTGYLSDRIGRRPVMLMGCGGFILLTYPAMLLMTKDSVGAAIAAMSLLGVFVALFNGGCGAAMVELFPTAIRYGGIAIAYNMTVAVFGGVTPLASAALIAFTGDPLSPAYYVMATALISFIAVWLAKETAGKTLD, encoded by the coding sequence ATGAATAATTCCAGTCCTCACTACGCCGCGACGTACCCGGGCGCCAATCCGGCCATGTCGTCCCGGCGCACATTTAAAATCATGATGTCCGCGGGTATCGGCCATTTTATTGAATGGTTCGATTTCGGCTTATACGGCACGCTGGCCGTGATTATCGGCGCCAATTTCTTCGCCGGCGGCGATCCGGCCGTGGCGCTGCTTAAGTCGTTTGCGGTATTTGGATCCGGCTTTCTGATGCGCCCCCTGGGCGGCCTGTTTTTTGGCTCGATGGGCGACAGGCTCGGGCGGCGCAAGGTGCTGGTAACGGTGATTATGATCACCTCCATCTCCACCTTTATTATGGGGTTATTGCCGACCTATCATCAGGTGGGCATTCTCGCGCCGGTGTTGCTGGTATTGACCCGGCTATTGCAGGGTTTCGCCGCCGGGGGCGAAAGTTCCGGCGTCATTACCTATCTGGCGGAAAGCGCGGCACCGCACCGCCGGGCCACGCTTACCTGCTGGAGTGAAAACTTCAGTTTTATGGCCTTTGTCGTCGGCACCGGGCTGGTGTTGCTGCTCACGCACCTGCTGGGCGAAACGGCGATGAACGACTGGGGTTGGCGGTTGCCGTTCCTTCTGGCGGCACCGCTGGGATTGGGCGGTTTGTACATGCGCCGGAATATGGAAGATTCCGCCGCTTTTCACGCCTTGCAACAGAGCGGCCATATTGAAACCGCGCCGCTGCGCAAGACCCTGACCTCGTCGAGTAAAGCGTTGCTCTTTTGCGTCGGTTTTGTGGTGGTAAAAGCCGTAAGCAGTTGGGTGTTGCAATCCTTTATGCCCGGCTATTTATCGACCCATCTGCACTATAGCCGCACCGATGCCTATTTAATTACTACGCTGGGGTTATTAAGCGTCGCGGTGTGCATGCCGTTAACCGGCTATTTATCGGACAGAATTGGCCGCCGGCCGGTGATGCTAATGGGCTGCGGCGGCTTCATATTACTGACTTATCCGGCCATGCTGCTGATGACCAAAGATTCGGTAGGCGCCGCCATTGCCGCCATGAGCCTGCTCGGCGTGTTCGTCGCCTTGTTCAACGGCGGCTGCGGCGCGGCGATGGTGGAGCTGTTCCCCACCGCGATCCGCTACGGTGGGATCGCGATTGCCTACAACATGACGGTGGCGGTTTTCGGCGGCGTCACGCCGCTGGCCTCCGCCGCCTTAATTGCCTTTACCGGCGATCCTTTATCCCCGGCCTATTATGTGATGGCCACCGCGCTGATTTCGTTTATTGCCGTATGGCTGGCGAAGGAAACCGCCGGTAAAACGCTGGATTAA
- a CDS encoding phosphotransferase enzyme family protein, producing the protein MLYEDSFLQRLESLLRAALVEWGLAADSAMKLLTISENATWLVTHPRSGERVVMRVHRPDYSSEAEIRSELAWLEALRTAGTVNTAAPIRRRDGEYIGCLWDRGSARYVVAFTFVAGHEPDAGADLRHWYSELGRITAALHQHSRHWRKPAGFVRKHWDYDSMIGAGALWGDWRAAPGLTDAGRNIIAQTAEVVRQQLRDYGQDEARFGLVHCDLRLANLLVDGRRLTVIDFDDCGSCWYMYDFAAAVSFLEQDPRVADFKAAWLQGYRTQTPLSAADESALTMFMMLRRIQLTAWITSHVETPTAQNLQPAAYTQGTVALAAHYLRETA; encoded by the coding sequence ATGCTTTATGAGGATAGCTTTTTGCAGCGCCTGGAATCGCTGCTGCGCGCGGCGTTGGTGGAGTGGGGGCTGGCGGCAGATAGTGCCATGAAATTGCTAACCATTTCCGAAAATGCGACCTGGCTTGTGACCCATCCCCGCTCAGGGGAACGGGTGGTGATGCGCGTTCATCGGCCTGACTACAGTAGCGAGGCGGAAATACGTTCTGAATTAGCCTGGCTGGAAGCGCTGCGCACCGCCGGCACCGTCAATACCGCGGCGCCGATACGCCGCCGGGACGGGGAGTATATCGGCTGCCTGTGGGATCGGGGCAGCGCTCGCTATGTGGTGGCGTTCACTTTTGTGGCAGGCCACGAACCGGATGCGGGCGCCGATTTGCGGCATTGGTATTCCGAGCTGGGTCGCATAACGGCCGCGCTACACCAGCACAGTCGGCATTGGCGTAAGCCGGCGGGTTTTGTCCGTAAACATTGGGATTATGACAGCATGATCGGGGCTGGCGCATTGTGGGGCGACTGGCGCGCAGCCCCCGGCCTGACGGATGCCGGACGCAATATCATCGCGCAAACGGCCGAGGTCGTGCGCCAGCAGCTGCGCGATTACGGCCAGGACGAGGCGCGCTTTGGCCTGGTGCATTGTGATTTACGGCTGGCCAATCTGCTGGTGGATGGCCGGCGCTTAACGGTTATCGATTTCGATGACTGCGGTAGCTGTTGGTATATGTATGATTTCGCCGCCGCGGTTAGTTTTCTGGAACAGGATCCGCGCGTGGCCGATTTTAAAGCGGCCTGGCTTCAGGGTTACCGCACGCAGACGCCGCTGTCCGCCGCCGACGAAAGTGCGCTGACGATGTTCATGATGTTGCGGCGGATTCAGTTAACCGCCTGGATTACCAGCCATGTCGAAACGCCTACCGCGCAAAATCTGCAACCTGCCGCGTATACCCAGGGCACGGTCGCACTGGCTGCACACTATCTGAGGGAAACCGCATGA
- a CDS encoding amino acid ABC transporter ATP-binding protein, with translation MLSTEKESIPYAIQLQGVNKWFGQMQVLKNINLSIKAGEKVVVCGPSGSGKSTMARTINLLEPYQQGQILIDGIAHADKRVAVHAVRRKVGMVFQQFNLFPHLTVLQNCMLAMVWIKKMRHAEARERALAQLERVHIAAQAHKYPGQLSGGQQQRVAIARALCMEPEIMLFDEPTSALDPEMVNEVLEIMMLLAGSGMTMLCVTHEMGFARRVADRVVFMEQGEIVEVNNADTIFNRPAMARTKAFFNQLLH, from the coding sequence ATGTTATCGACCGAAAAAGAGAGCATTCCCTATGCCATTCAATTGCAAGGGGTGAATAAATGGTTCGGCCAAATGCAGGTGTTGAAAAACATTAACCTGTCGATCAAAGCCGGTGAAAAGGTGGTGGTTTGCGGTCCTTCCGGCTCGGGCAAATCCACGATGGCGCGCACCATCAATTTGTTGGAACCCTATCAACAAGGTCAAATTTTGATCGACGGGATTGCGCATGCGGATAAGCGTGTCGCGGTCCATGCCGTTCGTCGCAAGGTGGGCATGGTCTTTCAGCAGTTCAATTTATTTCCCCATTTAACGGTGCTGCAAAATTGCATGCTGGCCATGGTATGGATCAAAAAAATGCGGCACGCCGAGGCGCGCGAGCGCGCTTTAGCGCAACTGGAGCGGGTACATATCGCCGCCCAGGCGCATAAATATCCGGGCCAGCTCTCCGGTGGGCAGCAACAGCGCGTCGCAATTGCCCGGGCATTGTGTATGGAGCCGGAAATCATGCTCTTTGACGAGCCGACCTCCGCCCTGGACCCCGAAATGGTGAATGAGGTACTGGAAATAATGATGTTGCTGGCCGGTAGCGGCATGACCATGCTGTGCGTGACACATGAAATGGGCTTCGCCCGCCGGGTGGCCGATCGGGTCGTTTTTATGGAACAAGGCGAAATCGTCGAAGTGAATAACGCGGACACCATTTTCAACCGCCCGGCCATGGCGCGCACCAAAGCCTTCTTCAACCAATTACTTCATTAA
- a CDS encoding DeoR/GlpR family DNA-binding transcription regulator, with amino-acid sequence MSKTKQIRQAKILAEINDTPSLRIAELARRHHVSTETIRRDLDALTQGGHLSRTYGGAIRAQSSEPSISERHQLFVAERERIARETVKQLTGAHIVMIGSGATTVHVARRIATDMKNLSVITHSFGVATVLSMNPTIKVIIAPGEYESSEGSVVGALTINFLHQYFVDYAILGASGVSAEGPSDALIDCGTVYSTMSQRAAATLVVADHSKFGMTFPSRYALWPQITRLITDKQPDGPLRESLNKHQVACSIA; translated from the coding sequence ATGTCCAAAACCAAACAAATACGCCAGGCGAAGATCCTGGCGGAAATCAACGATACGCCCAGTTTGCGCATTGCCGAACTGGCGCGGCGACACCATGTTTCCACCGAAACCATCCGTCGTGATCTGGACGCGCTGACGCAGGGCGGACATCTCAGCCGCACTTACGGCGGCGCCATACGGGCGCAAAGCAGCGAACCGTCCATCAGCGAGCGCCACCAGTTGTTTGTAGCCGAGCGCGAGCGTATCGCGCGGGAAACGGTCAAGCAGTTAACGGGTGCGCATATCGTGATGATAGGCTCCGGGGCGACGACGGTCCATGTGGCCCGGCGTATCGCCACCGATATGAAAAATCTTAGCGTCATTACCCACTCTTTCGGGGTCGCCACGGTATTGTCGATGAATCCGACCATTAAAGTCATTATCGCCCCGGGGGAGTATGAATCCTCCGAGGGGTCGGTGGTGGGCGCGCTGACGATAAATTTTCTGCATCAATATTTCGTCGACTATGCCATTTTGGGTGCCAGCGGCGTTTCGGCGGAAGGGCCCAGCGACGCGTTGATCGATTGCGGAACGGTGTATAGCACCATGTCGCAGCGCGCCGCGGCAACGCTGGTCGTGGCCGATCACTCCAAGTTCGGCATGACGTTCCCGTCCCGCTATGCGCTTTGGCCGCAAATCACGCGGCTGATAACCGATAAACAGCCGGACGGGCCGCTGCGGGAGAGTCTTAATAAACATCAAGTGGCTTGCTCTATCGCCTAA
- a CDS encoding transporter substrate-binding domain-containing protein has protein sequence MNLQPRINRRTFRSGTLLGSLTAVIALLGALPASYADSLPPLPKYIADQGKLRVGVKCDYQPAGFLGSDGKPTGIEVDMAHHIAQLAFGSPDKVDLQCVTSENRIAALMSRKIDLILATLGIFPERQKVIDFTTPYFWGSSSFLVRKDSPYQKNADILDKKIIVLKGASQINWLTKNAPQAQLIRMNSNADALQSLRQGRGEAYTGDIASLITLVPTHPDLRMLPTSEQYDVQWGGGGIRKGETEWKTYLDAALTQMKQQHFYQPIVAKYVQNEQIRTFTINTYEGEPPKS, from the coding sequence ATGAATTTGCAGCCACGAATTAACCGCCGGACCTTCCGCTCCGGGACATTGTTAGGGTCTCTTACCGCGGTCATTGCCCTGTTGGGCGCGCTACCGGCCAGTTATGCGGACAGCTTGCCGCCGCTGCCAAAATATATCGCCGATCAGGGCAAATTACGCGTCGGCGTAAAATGCGATTATCAGCCCGCCGGTTTCCTCGGCAGCGATGGTAAACCCACCGGTATTGAAGTCGATATGGCGCATCATATCGCCCAGCTTGCCTTCGGTAGCCCCGATAAAGTCGATTTGCAATGCGTGACCTCGGAAAACCGGATTGCCGCACTGATGAGCCGGAAAATCGATCTGATCCTCGCCACCTTAGGGATTTTCCCCGAAAGACAGAAAGTGATCGATTTCACTACCCCCTATTTTTGGGGTTCGAGCAGTTTTCTGGTGCGCAAAGACAGTCCCTATCAGAAAAACGCCGATATCTTGGATAAAAAAATTATCGTTCTCAAAGGGGCCAGCCAAATCAACTGGCTTACCAAAAACGCGCCTCAGGCACAGCTGATACGGATGAATAGCAACGCCGATGCGCTACAGAGTCTGCGCCAGGGGCGAGGGGAGGCTTATACCGGCGATATCGCGTCGTTGATTACTTTGGTCCCGACCCATCCCGACCTGCGGATGCTTCCCACCAGCGAACAATACGACGTCCAGTGGGGCGGCGGCGGTATCCGCAAAGGGGAAACCGAATGGAAAACCTATCTTGATGCGGCGTTGACCCAAATGAAACAGCAGCATTTTTACCAACCGATAGTGGCGAAATATGTCCAGAACGAGCAAATCAGGACCTTCACCATCAATACGTATGAAGGGGAGCCGCCGAAATCATAA
- a CDS encoding mandelate racemase/muconate lactonizing enzyme family protein, translating to MKIIAVECFPLKIKPAEVYLGGPVDDVQDDYYYRPEYRCVYSRKMETCLVKITADDGHVGWGEALAPVIPQVIADIITALFTPLLMGENPFKSQVLNAKMYNSMRDRGHITGYHIDAIAAVDIALWDLKGQILGLPVHQLLGGNFRDGIPCYVSGLPKPTLEERCALAQEWQGKGFHAVKLALGYGVAEDVANVRAVRQAIGPEGDILLDAHWNYSLSEAAELAAALRDYGVRFLEAPLLPEDVAGHAALRQKSAIPIALGETERTRYQFRPFIERQAVDILQPDVGRTGITELMHIASLAETWNLKVAPHLSVGLAPCIAASLQVAAALPNLYLLEFQPPVFALANSLLKTPLVCRMGAYQLPSGPGLGIEVDEQRVREYCEGKVC from the coding sequence ATGAAAATTATCGCAGTTGAGTGTTTCCCGCTGAAAATAAAACCTGCGGAAGTGTATTTGGGCGGTCCCGTCGATGACGTGCAGGATGACTATTATTACCGCCCGGAATATCGCTGCGTCTATTCGCGCAAAATGGAAACCTGTCTGGTGAAAATTACCGCCGACGACGGTCATGTTGGATGGGGAGAAGCGTTGGCGCCGGTGATACCGCAGGTTATCGCCGACATTATCACGGCACTCTTTACACCGCTGCTGATGGGAGAAAACCCGTTCAAAAGCCAGGTGCTGAACGCCAAAATGTATAATTCGATGCGGGATCGCGGCCACATCACCGGTTACCACATCGACGCGATCGCGGCGGTGGATATCGCGTTATGGGATCTCAAAGGTCAGATCCTCGGCCTGCCGGTGCATCAATTGCTGGGCGGTAATTTTCGCGATGGGATCCCCTGCTATGTCTCCGGACTGCCGAAACCCACGCTGGAGGAACGCTGCGCGCTGGCGCAGGAATGGCAGGGTAAGGGCTTTCACGCCGTGAAGCTGGCGCTGGGCTATGGCGTCGCGGAGGATGTCGCCAACGTTCGGGCCGTCCGGCAGGCGATCGGTCCCGAAGGCGATATTTTGCTGGACGCGCATTGGAATTACAGCCTGAGCGAGGCGGCCGAGCTGGCCGCAGCGTTGCGTGACTATGGTGTGCGCTTTTTGGAAGCGCCGCTGCTGCCGGAAGATGTGGCCGGCCACGCGGCGCTACGGCAAAAGAGTGCTATTCCGATCGCGCTTGGGGAAACGGAGCGCACCCGTTACCAATTCCGGCCGTTTATCGAACGCCAAGCCGTCGATATTCTGCAACCCGATGTCGGGCGTACCGGCATTACCGAATTGATGCACATCGCCTCCCTGGCCGAAACCTGGAACCTGAAGGTCGCCCCGCATCTCAGCGTCGGTCTGGCGCCCTGCATCGCAGCATCGCTGCAGGTGGCCGCGGCGCTGCCAAATTTATATTTGCTTGAATTCCAGCCGCCGGTGTTTGCGCTGGCGAATAGCCTGCTCAAGACGCCTTTGGTTTGCCGGATGGGAGCGTATCAGCTTCCCTCCGGCCCCGGTCTGGGCATTGAGGTGGATGAACAACGCGTGCGTGAATACTGTGAGGGGAAAGTATGCTAA
- a CDS encoding aspartate aminotransferase family protein produces the protein MNEAKPILALNRFDAQAAAQLDARLSERVARRHRTQGNAAVIFYRQPLEIVRASGVWMYDAAGNAYLDMYNNVPSVGHCHPRVVKAMSEQAARFNTNSRYLYAILDEYAETLLATFPDPLSNVVLTCTGSESNDIALRIASAHTGKHGFIVTEAAYHGNTAAVMAVSPSAYRQPRVPAHVRTVPAPDAGRLRAGETLESVFASQVQAAIDSLDAAGIGCAGLLVDTIFSSDGVFADPPGFLQSAVRRVQAAGGLFIADEVQPGFGRTGQGYWGFARHQVMPDIVTLGKPMGNGFPMAGVVTRPALLDTFCQATEYFNTFGGNPVAAATGLAVLNVIKEEGLIANADRTGAWLRSALRQLAKRFPLIGDVRGAGLFIGVEFTTPDGAAPDAATAVAMINGLKEEGVLIGAAGAHGNNLKIRPPLCFTQENAAWFVDKFATVLSRVSQERRG, from the coding sequence ATGAATGAGGCAAAACCGATCTTGGCGTTAAACCGCTTCGACGCCCAGGCGGCCGCGCAACTTGATGCGCGGCTAAGTGAACGGGTGGCGCGCCGACATCGCACTCAGGGCAACGCCGCGGTGATTTTCTATCGCCAGCCGCTGGAGATTGTACGCGCCAGCGGCGTTTGGATGTATGATGCCGCGGGCAACGCCTACCTGGATATGTACAATAACGTGCCGTCGGTCGGGCACTGTCATCCGCGTGTGGTGAAAGCCATGAGTGAACAGGCCGCCCGCTTCAACACCAATAGCCGCTATTTGTACGCCATCCTGGATGAGTATGCCGAAACGCTGCTGGCCACGTTTCCCGACCCGCTCAGCAATGTGGTATTGACCTGCACCGGTAGCGAGAGCAACGATATTGCGCTGCGCATCGCCAGCGCCCATACCGGTAAACACGGGTTCATTGTGACCGAGGCGGCTTACCATGGTAATACGGCGGCGGTGATGGCGGTTTCGCCTTCGGCGTACCGCCAGCCCCGCGTTCCGGCGCATGTCCGTACCGTGCCCGCGCCTGACGCTGGCCGTCTGCGCGCGGGTGAGACCTTAGAGAGCGTGTTCGCCAGCCAGGTTCAAGCGGCGATCGATTCTCTAGACGCCGCCGGTATCGGTTGTGCCGGCCTGCTGGTGGACACCATTTTTTCCAGCGACGGGGTTTTTGCCGATCCGCCCGGTTTTCTGCAAAGCGCGGTACGGCGCGTACAGGCCGCCGGCGGCCTGTTTATCGCCGACGAAGTCCAGCCCGGTTTCGGGCGCACCGGGCAAGGATATTGGGGCTTCGCCCGCCATCAGGTCATGCCGGATATCGTCACGCTTGGCAAACCGATGGGCAATGGCTTTCCTATGGCGGGCGTGGTGACCCGACCGGCGCTTTTGGATACCTTTTGCCAGGCGACCGAGTATTTTAATACCTTCGGCGGTAATCCGGTGGCGGCGGCCACCGGGTTGGCGGTGTTAAACGTCATCAAGGAGGAAGGGCTCATCGCCAATGCCGACCGTACCGGCGCCTGGCTGCGTTCGGCCTTGCGCCAGCTGGCCAAACGCTTTCCGCTCATCGGCGATGTCAGGGGCGCGGGGCTGTTTATCGGCGTCGAATTCACCACGCCTGACGGCGCGGCCCCGGATGCGGCGACCGCGGTGGCGATGATCAACGGCCTCAAAGAAGAAGGGGTGTTGATAGGCGCCGCCGGCGCTCACGGCAATAACCTGAAGATCCGCCCGCCGCTGTGTTTTACGCAAGAAAATGCGGCCTGGTTTGTCGACAAATTTGCGACGGTGCTCTCGCGCGTGAGCCAGGAGCGACGCGGGTGA
- the argH gene encoding argininosuccinate lyase yields MSNDKIGARLAQDPLPEIQNCIYAPLLANVNPDDFADMLAVNGAHLVMLHDCRLMPTARAATLAKALLSMAAEGQEDPAVIDPRTEDGYFAFELRLGRMVGAHEAGFLHLARSRNDIGATLDRLRAARLALTIMSALNRVRTLCLSQAEKYAEVIMPGYTHLQPAQPITFGFLLAGYAESLARDYQRLAEVWPRLVQGSMGAAALAGSSFPIDRQRTAALLGQEGVTHNSLDTVASRDFATELLYAVTQLSLTWGRVAQDFHTFSSDEFAIIGFPDSVAGTSSIMPQKKNPFALEFLRAESARLVGVLTGTLSAIRSTHFTVSLDAIREGLMDLWPALARAAQDLGLFAQVIATVEPRAKLMLQRCYGNFSTVTELADRLVKDHQLSFREAHHLVGLVVRLALEEGKDASQITAQAVNRAAVDMLGRELPIDDAWVSETLDPARAVRGRTHSGGTAPATIRQALAAARRQLELDEQRLTERQQHKAAATQALQTALETLAAERD; encoded by the coding sequence ATGTCCAACGATAAAATAGGCGCCCGTTTGGCGCAGGATCCGTTACCGGAAATCCAGAATTGCATCTATGCTCCGCTGCTGGCAAACGTCAACCCGGACGACTTCGCCGATATGCTCGCGGTAAACGGCGCCCATCTGGTGATGCTGCACGACTGCCGGCTTATGCCGACCGCCCGTGCCGCTACGCTTGCCAAAGCGCTGCTGTCGATGGCCGCGGAAGGACAAGAAGATCCGGCAGTTATCGATCCCCGCACCGAAGACGGTTACTTTGCGTTTGAACTCCGCCTGGGCAGGATGGTCGGCGCGCACGAGGCCGGATTTCTTCATTTGGCGCGCAGCCGCAATGATATCGGCGCCACCCTGGACCGCCTGCGTGCCGCGCGGCTGGCGTTGACTATCATGTCGGCGCTCAACCGGGTGCGGACGCTGTGCCTGTCGCAGGCGGAAAAGTATGCCGAGGTCATCATGCCGGGCTATACCCATTTACAGCCCGCGCAGCCGATTACCTTTGGCTTTCTGTTGGCTGGCTACGCCGAATCGCTGGCGCGCGATTATCAGCGGCTGGCCGAGGTTTGGCCGCGTTTGGTGCAAGGCAGTATGGGCGCCGCCGCGCTGGCGGGAAGCAGCTTTCCTATCGACCGACAGCGTACCGCCGCCCTGCTGGGCCAGGAGGGCGTGACCCACAACAGCCTGGACACGGTAGCGTCGCGGGATTTCGCCACCGAACTGCTGTATGCCGTCACGCAGCTCTCGCTCACCTGGGGGCGGGTAGCGCAGGATTTTCACACTTTTTCCAGCGATGAATTTGCCATTATCGGATTCCCCGACAGCGTGGCGGGGACATCCAGCATCATGCCGCAGAAGAAAAATCCGTTTGCGCTGGAGTTCCTGCGCGCCGAATCCGCGCGGCTGGTGGGCGTCCTTACCGGCACGTTGAGCGCCATTCGCAGTACCCATTTCACCGTTTCGCTGGACGCTATCCGCGAAGGACTGATGGATCTTTGGCCCGCGCTGGCCCGCGCCGCACAGGATTTGGGTCTGTTTGCACAGGTGATTGCCACCGTGGAGCCCCGCGCCAAGCTCATGCTACAGCGCTGCTATGGCAATTTCAGCACCGTCACCGAATTAGCGGACAGACTGGTGAAAGACCACCAACTGTCTTTCCGCGAAGCGCATCATCTCGTCGGATTGGTGGTGCGTTTGGCCCTTGAGGAAGGGAAAGACGCCAGCCAGATAACGGCGCAGGCGGTTAACCGTGCCGCCGTTGACATGCTGGGGCGCGAGCTGCCCATTGATGATGCGTGGGTGAGCGAAACGTTGGATCCCGCGCGCGCCGTGCGGGGACGCACCCACAGCGGCGGCACCGCGCCAGCGACGATTCGGCAGGCGCTGGCGGCGGCGCGGCGGCAACTTGAGCTCGACGAGCAGCGTCTGACCGAACGGCAACAGCATAAAGCGGCGGCGACCCAGGCGCTGCAAACGGCGTTGGAAACGCTGGCGGCAGAGAGAGATTGA
- a CDS encoding amino acid ABC transporter permease: MASQFDWQYILDNLPDLFAGWLMTLRLSLISIVISMLLGAILASMQLAAPNGKIAALIKGYVAFIRNTPLLLQIFFIYFGLPEVGLKLSPFNSGILALSLWAIAFNSENFRAGLAAVPHGLNEASQALGLSSLLYHVLVAWPLALRIALPSLLYTAIGVVKNSSYMQVVGIAELTFVAVDKVSLEFKTVEMFSAITIIYILTVFLLSMLLRLMETRMNRPFARG; the protein is encoded by the coding sequence ATGGCATCTCAGTTTGATTGGCAGTATATCCTCGACAATTTACCCGATCTGTTTGCGGGCTGGCTTATGACGCTGCGCTTGAGCCTCATCAGTATTGTCATTTCCATGTTATTAGGCGCTATCTTGGCCTCAATGCAACTGGCGGCGCCGAACGGTAAAATTGCGGCGCTTATTAAAGGATACGTCGCCTTCATTCGCAATACGCCGTTATTGCTGCAAATATTCTTTATCTATTTTGGCCTGCCCGAAGTGGGGCTGAAGTTATCGCCGTTCAACTCCGGCATCCTGGCGTTATCCCTTTGGGCCATCGCCTTTAATAGCGAGAATTTCCGCGCGGGTCTGGCGGCAGTCCCTCATGGCCTGAATGAGGCAAGCCAGGCGCTGGGGTTATCCTCGCTGCTTTATCATGTCCTGGTGGCCTGGCCATTAGCGTTGCGCATTGCCCTTCCCTCGCTGCTTTATACCGCCATCGGAGTGGTGAAGAACTCTTCTTATATGCAGGTCGTGGGTATTGCGGAATTGACGTTTGTCGCCGTGGACAAAGTGTCTTTGGAATTTAAAACCGTCGAGATGTTCAGCGCTATCACGATCATTTATATCCTTACGGTGTTTTTACTTTCCATGCTGCTCAGGTTAATGGAAACCCGCATGAACCGCCCCTTCGCCAGAGGATAA